The following coding sequences are from one Nilaparvata lugens isolate BPH chromosome 6, ASM1435652v1, whole genome shotgun sequence window:
- the LOC120352045 gene encoding uncharacterized protein LOC120352045 — MRAIETFLKYDGSLKRFWPGSDSEFGLVSFHSCNHLLGRPPHFGDQEREDALHAQAMLAGYASCHGQASYQGFSTFNEITYPLISQHVVTDGRQFSFYVYQLNTTLMNADHVDTNPRVNVCHAMPAQQLYQHIIGNEFVGWDDSALRMLILFYMNKPEQRDYDMKPNVDKSESHVKHITDIDERRNWLHNEFRYMYSNRPRHQLPYEIFDWEWIYKIKFMTRPFERRNRPFERWEHPLRQRTYKDYLPKYIPKSIRYPHKPTQENYNTYFPDAFPEEDGDRKL, encoded by the exons ATGAGGGCTATTGAAACGTTTCTCAAATACGACGGCAGTTTGAAAA GATTCTGGCCGGGCAGTGACAGTGAGTTTGGTCTAGTGTCGTTTCACTCCTGCAACCACTTACTGGGACGACCACCGCATTTCGGAGACCAGGAGAGAGAGGACGCTCTACATGCTCAGGCAATGCTAGCTGGTTATGCCTCTTGTCATGGACAGGCTTCCTATCAAG GGTTCTCGACGTTCAACGAGATCACCTACCCGCTGATAAGTCAACACGTGGTCACGGATGGCAGGCAGTTCTCGTTCTATGTCTACCAACTGAACACAACTCTAATGAATGCTGATCACGTGGACACCAATCCAAGGGTCAATGTCTGCCATGCTATGCCTGCACAACAACTTTACCAGCACATCATTGGCAACGAGTTTGTTG GCTGGGATGACAGCGCTCTAAGAATGCTGATATTGTTCTACATGAACAAACCAGAGCAACGCGATTATGACATGAAACCAAACGTGGACAAGAGCGAGTCCCATGTCAAACACATCACAGACATCGACGAACGAAGGAATTGGCTGCATAACGAGTTCCGCTACATGTACTCCAATCGTCCCAGACACCAGCTGCCTTACGAGATATTCGACTGGGAGTGGATTTACAAG ATTAAATTCATGACACGACCTTTCGAGAGACGCAATCGGCCCTTTGAAAGGTGGGAGCATCCCCTTCGACAGCGCACCTATAAGGACTACCTGCCCAAGTACATCCCCAAATCTATTCGCTACCCTCACAAGCCAACTCAGGAGAATTACAACACTTATTTCCCGGATGCTTTCCCAGAGGAGGACGGAGATAGGAAACTCTGA